From Granulicella sp. WH15, the proteins below share one genomic window:
- a CDS encoding VWA domain-containing protein — MQDRLVRLTRSLIASALAAALTATPALLAAPSLLAAQDASSAPTFTLKVNSNIVLTNVVVRDKKTGAVVKDLKASDFSIFEDNKPQRIASFDYQNVDEAAVLAEKNTVTGKATIADLLNRNLAASPDQLRDHRLIVMFFDLSSMQPEDIDRAVESAQDYVNKKMQPADLVALVSLSTGLTMDQDFTSDKSLLLHGLGKYDGSEGTGFTAGNTSGTTDGTADDTSTFTADDSEYASLNTDRELYAIQTISKSLERVDQRKSMLYFSGGLTRNGIENQASLRAATNAAAKANLAIYSVDSRGLEALPPVGNASTGSLRGTSAYSGAAMQNQLNSNFNSQETLATLSADTGGKAFFDSNDFGAAFQQVQHDTEAYYILGFRSTNPARDGRFRHLTIKLNRNDARLEYRPGYYAPVDFQHAKTEDRELQLNEQLRSDLPATDVAVYLQALYFRMEDNRFFVPVSLIVPGSQIPFLKNGDKDKATLDVIGQVKNAQGIAVGNIRDTVKLALDASQQVQRRNIQYSTGFTLAPGRYHLKFVVRENQTGNMGSFETDLNVPDLRKSPLKLSSIVLASQRVPNAAKKAVDPLVRDGVEFVPNIAHVFRQDQHLYFLYEVYDPAHEKSGPEAPSPGLGRRPEIGGIRVLTSIEFLLGGVKVYETPLISATAINTPDRGAVAFQFDVPLTQLKPGTYVCQVNVIDDAGGSFSFPRMALKVTGATAIAQPAAQ, encoded by the coding sequence ATGCAGGATCGTCTGGTTCGTCTAACTCGGAGCTTGATCGCCAGCGCGCTGGCGGCTGCGTTGACGGCCACGCCCGCGCTGCTGGCCGCGCCCTCGCTATTAGCCGCACAGGATGCCTCGTCAGCTCCGACCTTCACGCTTAAGGTGAACTCGAATATCGTGCTGACGAACGTGGTGGTGCGCGATAAGAAGACGGGCGCGGTGGTGAAGGATCTGAAGGCCTCCGACTTCTCCATCTTCGAGGACAACAAGCCGCAGAGGATCGCCAGCTTCGACTATCAAAATGTGGACGAGGCCGCGGTGCTGGCGGAGAAGAACACCGTCACCGGAAAGGCCACCATCGCCGACCTGCTGAACCGCAACCTCGCGGCCAGCCCCGATCAACTGCGCGACCATCGGCTGATCGTGATGTTCTTCGACCTGAGCAGTATGCAGCCGGAGGACATCGACCGCGCCGTCGAGAGCGCGCAGGATTACGTGAACAAAAAGATGCAGCCGGCAGACCTTGTCGCGCTGGTAAGCCTCTCGACCGGACTCACGATGGATCAGGACTTCACCTCGGATAAGTCGCTGCTGCTGCATGGACTGGGCAAGTACGATGGCAGCGAAGGCACGGGTTTCACAGCGGGCAATACCAGCGGCACCACTGACGGCACGGCTGATGACACCTCCACCTTCACCGCCGACGACAGCGAGTACGCGAGCCTAAACACCGACCGCGAGTTGTATGCGATCCAGACGATCTCGAAGTCGCTGGAGCGCGTGGACCAGCGCAAGAGCATGTTGTATTTTTCAGGCGGCCTGACGCGCAACGGCATCGAGAACCAGGCCAGCCTGCGTGCCGCGACGAACGCCGCCGCCAAGGCCAATCTTGCCATCTACAGCGTCGACTCGCGCGGTCTCGAGGCGCTGCCGCCGGTGGGCAACGCCTCCACCGGCAGCCTGCGCGGAACCTCGGCTTACAGCGGTGCGGCGATGCAGAACCAGTTGAACTCCAACTTTAACTCGCAGGAGACGCTGGCCACGCTGAGCGCGGATACGGGCGGCAAGGCATTCTTCGATTCGAACGACTTCGGAGCCGCGTTCCAGCAGGTGCAGCACGATACCGAGGCGTACTACATCCTCGGCTTCCGCTCGACGAACCCCGCGCGCGACGGGCGCTTTCGCCATCTCACCATCAAGCTCAACCGCAACGATGCGCGGTTGGAGTATCGCCCCGGATACTACGCCCCGGTGGACTTTCAGCACGCGAAGACCGAGGACCGCGAACTGCAATTGAACGAGCAGCTACGCAGCGATCTACCCGCGACCGACGTCGCCGTGTACCTGCAGGCGCTCTACTTCCGCATGGAGGACAACCGCTTCTTCGTGCCGGTGAGCCTGATCGTGCCGGGCTCGCAGATACCGTTCCTGAAGAACGGCGACAAGGACAAGGCGACGCTCGACGTGATCGGCCAGGTGAAGAACGCGCAGGGCATCGCGGTGGGCAACATCCGCGACACCGTGAAGCTGGCGCTCGACGCGTCGCAGCAGGTGCAGCGCAGGAATATCCAGTACTCGACCGGCTTTACGCTTGCGCCGGGGCGGTACCACCTGAAGTTCGTGGTGCGAGAGAACCAGACCGGCAACATGGGCAGCTTCGAGACCGACCTGAACGTGCCCGATCTGCGCAAGTCGCCGCTGAAACTAAGCTCGATTGTGCTGGCGAGCCAGCGCGTGCCCAATGCCGCGAAGAAGGCCGTGGACCCGCTGGTGCGCGATGGCGTCGAATTTGTGCCGAATATTGCCCATGTTTTTCGGCAGGATCAGCACCTCTACTTTTTGTACGAGGTCTATGATCCAGCGCATGAAAAATCTGGGCCGGAGGCACCGTCACCAGGCCTCGGACGCAGGCCGGAGATCGGCGGGATACGCGTGCTGACCAGCATCGAGTTCCTGCTCGGCGGTGTGAAGGTCTATGAGACGCCGCTAATCTCGGCGACCGCGATCAACACGCCGGACCGTGGCGCGGTAGCCTTCCAGTTCGATGTACCGCTGACACAGTTGAAGCCCGGAACCTACGTCTGCCAGGTGAATGTGATCGACGATGCCGGGGGCAGTTTCAGCTTTCCGCGCATGGCGCTCAAGGTGACGGGAGCTACAGCCATAGCGCAGCCAGCCGCGCAGTAG
- a CDS encoding DUF5522 domain-containing protein, with translation MPEEPQPEPVEELAPEDFYFDGPYMVFTAAYHLKRGFCCNNDCRHCPYK, from the coding sequence ATGCCCGAAGAGCCACAGCCCGAACCCGTCGAAGAGCTTGCGCCCGAAGACTTCTACTTCGATGGCCCGTACATGGTCTTTACTGCGGCGTACCACCTGAAGCGCGGCTTCTGCTGCAACAACGACTGCCGCCACTGTCCTTACAAGTAA